The nucleotide window ATAACCTGTGTGATTGGAATTGATGTTAGATTATCACAATGCCCAATCTCCAATTCCTGAAGAGAGGTGCAGAAGCTGATCCCACTTCCTAGGCTTGACAATTCCTCACACCTTTCAATCGTCAATTTCCGGAGAGACGGCATGCCCTGTGAGGTTGGAATTGTCATCAGATTACGGCATTTGGAGATGTTCAATTCTTGAAGAGAGGTGCAGTAATCGAGCCCAACCTCTAGGCTTGATAATCCATGACAACTCCAGATCTTCAATTGACGGAGAGATGCGATGCCCTGTGAGATCCGAACCGACTCTAGGCTGTCACAACCATCTATCATCAACTCTTCGAGGCAAGGAAATACCACGACTTCTCCTTCTGCTGCTGATATCCTCGGTGCTTCCATCCATTCAATAAGCTCTTCGCACCGAGATATGTATAATGTTTTCAATGCAGGAAATAAAGTCGTGCTAGTAGTAGTACCATAAAACTCAGCTCCCACAACTTTCAGCCTTCTCATCCCATAAATCTCAAGAGATCTTAGATTAGGTAGACGGCCGAGTGTTGGGACTCCTTCACAATTATGTAACCGAATCTTCTTCAAATTTTGGAGACTCGTTATCCATGAAGGAAATCTAGCACCCATGAAATTTTCAATCTTCAAGTTTTGCAAGTTACCATGAGGTTCCAAGCCATCTAGTACATCCATCTCATTGTTATCAGTTGGCCTTCGGTACCATTGAAAAGTTAACCCACTTACGTGACTTTTCTCCACTAAGAAAGCCTTCTTTGCTTCTTCTCCATCCCTTACATGTTCTAGCTTAGAAATAATTAAGTGGCCTCTCAGTTGGTTCAACCCACCCAACTCCTTAATTGCAGGACATGTCTCCTTACCCACGTTAAAACAAGTTAATGTTCGGAGTTTAGTTAATCGCCTCAGAATCCCAGATTCAAATCCCATTCTCTTATCAAAATAAAGATGCCTCAAGTTGATCAGATTTTGAATCTCCTTTGGACACTTTTCAAGATACCACGGTAATCTCAATGTTTGGAGATTATAGAGCTTGCCAATAGACTTTGGGAGTGCTTCAATTTTTGTATGTGAAAGATCTAGATACCTCAAGTGCTTCAGCTTGCCAAGTGAATATGGCAACTCCTGAATCTCATACCCAAAGAAACTTAAGACACGTAAAGCTCTAAACTTTAGGAACTTGGTATTAGAAATCTGGACATTCGAAAAGAGTGAGCGCAGTCTTGAAACACTTGTTTTTGGCATACTTTCTAGTTTTTGAGTAAGAATCCGTGCGACATGTCGAATCTCATCATCATCCATCTCATTATCGAAGTCTGGTGTCCAACTCTCACACACGGATACTTCTATTGCACGATCATGCAAAAGATCATGCATCTTGCATTGAGTGATAACGCCATCCTCATCCTTTGTAGCATCTTGAAACAAGGAGTTCTCCAGTAGAGTATCAAAATACTTATTGCCTATATCCTCCATTTCAATACCTTGCTTGCTTTGGAGCAAACCTTGAGCCATCCATAGTTGGATCAAGTTATCTCTTTCAATTGAGGAACCTCTCTCGAGCATAGAGCAATATGCAAAACATTGTTTCAATGGTGATTCCAAATTGTCAAAACTCAACCTCAGAACCGACATGATCCTGCTATCCTCTTTGTCTGATGATACCTGacatattttactttccagaATTGACAACCATTCCTTACTACTGTTCTTAGAACGCATCAAGCTTCCCAAAACCTACAGTTATTTTGAGATTCAAATTTTAGCATAACTTCATCTATACATATCAAATAGTTCATCTACACACTAAAAAATCAATAAGGTGATTGAAGACACCGTACCTTTGCCACCAATGGAAGACCAACACACTTTTTGGCAATTAACCTTCCAATTTCCTCTAGTTCTGAAGCTATGGGAGTACTAGGATCTGCAAATGCTCTATCCTTCAATATGGACCAACATTCATCATCCGATAGAGTCCCTAGATTGCACCTAGGAAGTGTTTCCATGATTGATGCAACCTTGGCACTACGGGTGGTGACAATCACACTGCTTCCTTTGGCAGAATTTAGTTGCAACAGACAACTCTTCAAATCATTCCAATTATTAGCATCCTCACTCCAAACGTCATCAAGTACAAGAAAATACCTTTTCTCTTTCAACTTCTGCTGGAGGCTTCCAATCAATGCTTCCCGACTTGAAAGATTTGCTCCAGTCGCATCGTCATATGATTCCAGCATTCGACATAAAATTGAATTGACATCAAAAGTATTAGATACATACACCCATAATGTTGCATCAAAGTAACTTTTCATTTCACCTTCTTTCAGTTGCTTGGTAACTGAGCGAGCCAAAGTTGTTTTACCTAGACCTCCCAATCCTACAATGGCCATCACCGAAAGAATCTTTTCTTGATTGTTGGAGTTGGTCAAGGTTGCAATTATATTTGACACCACCTCATCCCTTCCAACAATAATTGCATCTTTGAAGGTGAATTCATTTTTCTCAAAGAATGAGGTTGTTTCCCTGTCCTGCATACCGTGACTGGTTGCTGCACCTCTATTTGATCTGACGAGTCCCACACCGGGTGCTTGCTTGTTAAGATCCTCCAAGGATGTGTTGATGTTGTAAATCTTGCGTGCCATCTGAAGACGAAATACAACAGgattgttgcagaagaagcCGAGTATCTTCTTATCCAGGCTTGTCTCCTTTATAACGATACAATGAACTTCATATTGTAATTCATCCAGAATATCGTCTGCATAATAAGCTTATAAGCCTCTTCATCCACTCTGCCCTTGCTCGGAGTTCCCGATCTTCAGGTTCATGCGCAGCATCATGTATTATATTTCCAATCAGAGTTGAGGATTCTTTGAGCTTGTTTATCTCTTTGCGGAACCCCCAAACGATATCGAGTCTCAATTGATCAGTAGCGAGTGAAGCCACGTTACTCACTACTTCTCCGGCAGTGGATTCAAGGAGAGAGAGTACAAACATCTTTCCCGGGGTAGAGGGAGACTCTTCAATCTCAATGGTGAATACTAATCACACAGGCCGAGAGCGATCAAGTAGTGTGTTGttcttctttcctctttttCAAGTCAACAGAAGATTCATAGAAAACGTCGAGGGCCAGAGGCACAAaataattgaaattcaattattcagtttactttaagaaaaaaaaaaaaaaaatctctctgcACCATACAAATTTTATACACTTGTCTCTTTCATAGTTTCCCACATGTCCAATTTACTCTCTCAACCTTATCTCCCTCCGCTCATGTAAACCGCCAGTGTATGTTTTTATACCAGCTAAGACAAAGATATAAAttacttttattcaaaaaaaagaagaagatataaattactcCAAAGTATAACTGTTATGGTAAATAgtagtaaaaataaataaaattaaaattaaaaaccgAAGCAAGTATATTTAAACATCAAAGTCCTAAAATTTTGAGATGAAAAACACACAGAGCTTACTTGCCAGAATGCCATCCAAATAGTACCCTTCAGGGTGCCAAATCATTGCCCTCCCTTATTTTTAGCTCTCCTTCATAGGAGATGGATGGCCCCAAGTAAGATGGTTGCAATTGACATTTCACGTATGACATTTATATGAAAAGATGCAAGTAAACCAAACTTGATGGTTTAGGTACGAAATGGTTTCAATTTTGCATAAACCAAATCTAGTGGTTACTTGGGCTTGATGGTTAAATAAATTAGGTGCAGGTAATCGAACTGATAGCATATAAATTAGGTGTATTTTTCCAGATTATGTATCTCCTTTTAATCGGTTCAAGCAAGCCAAATCAGTCAATTCTAGAGATGAGTCAGTTGCTGCCGAAACTGCCACTATATTTCCTTATCAAAACTGAAGATGTTTCAAGTTGATTAATCTTAGCACTGAACTTTAAATTTTTAGTACTGTACGTACATTCTCAATGTCTGCAGGTTATAGAGCTTGCCAAAAGACATTGGGAGAGCTGTGATTTTTATCTTGAAAATTTGACCGATCAACTTGCCAATAGAAATTGACAACTCTTCAGTATCAGCCCCATATAAATGTAAGCCATGCAAAGCTCTAAACCTCGGAATGTGTTATCTGCAGGGACATTGTCATTCAACAATAGTCCCAACAGTTGTTTCTTGCATGATTTCAaatgttgaagtaggaatccctGAAACATGTCGAAGCTGAGGCGTATGCCACCTCGAGCTCTCACGTTCAGACATTCTACGGAAGGGATTCTAATACACTATCAAAAAACACCAGCCTGTATCTTCCATCTCTTGATTACTTTTGTGAAGCAATCCTTCTGCCATCCAGAGTTGGACTCTAACTATGAATAATATGTTGAAATTTAATATCCAAGTTGTTTCAATATGTTATGGTTGTTGCTTTATTGTCTAAAGGTTCAAGTTGCTCTAGTAATTTTGACATCTTATATCCTTGATGTGTGAGGCAAATATATATGACAATTgacaaagaaaaggaaaaaaaaaaaagtaagaatTCAAAATACAGCATGCAGATTCAAAATGAAAATGTTTAATGGCACATACCTTTGCCACTGATGGTACGCCCGCACACGTTTTAGCAATCAACCTTCCAATTTCCAATTGATCTGAATCTATCAGAGAACTACTACTACTTGGGAAGGTTCTATCCATCAAGATGGACCAACATTCTTAGTTGAATAAGTTTCAAATCACACATATGGCTTCGAAATGTTTCAGTGATCAATGTGACATTGGAAATGCAGGTACTGACAATTACCATGTTTACCCGAACAGATCTGAGTATTAACAAACAACTCTTCAAATTGTTCCAATTTTTAGTATCATCATTCCAAACATCCCCAAGTATGGGAAAACCTGTCAACTCTAATTGAAGTTAGTGCTGAAGCAATCCCTGCTGACCTTCCACCCCTGCCTTTGCTCAGTTAAGTAATCCCAAGATCCGTCTTAACATTGAATTGAAGTCAAAAGTCATACATAAACACACCCTTATTTTTATTAAAGTGCAGTACCATCTTCTTCATCTGCTTTGAACTACTAGTCTCTGAAAACCTCATATTGGAATCCATCTGAGACATCATCAGCATCACCCAGTCTTCCAATGCCTCACTTCCATCTTCAGGTGTCTTTGCAGCATCATGAAACACTTTCCAATCCAGGATCAGGATTCACCCAGTTTCTTCAGTTTTTCTGTTAAGCATCAGGCAAGAATGAATTGTTCCAATGCAAGGTTACTTTAGCAAGTATTCCCTCAACACCAAAAGTAAGCAGAAGGTCTACAAGCCATCTTTCCTCCTCTATGCAACAGAAAGACTAAATTTCTAAACTGTGACACAGACCAACTGTTTCTCTCTTATAACCAAGGTAAGAATTTCAATTTATAAAGTGAGAGATGTAGGCTTGAGAATGTTGCCTTTTATAGAACTAGaaacttcaatttcataatTGAGGATCATTTTCCTGCGCATTCACATGGACAAGCATTATAAGCAACCAGACCATATTGTTCAATTCATTAAGTTGATGTATGATCATTATATTATGGAGGACGATGCCAGCAAGCTGTTAAGGCACAAGCAGTCAAGTCACTGTTTAATCCCTTTCATTTCTAGGGTTGACAATTTTATATCAAGATCATATATTATAACAATTGCAATAACAATGCAGGGGAGGTGCCAGCCTAGGAATTTCAGTCATATCAGTTTAGAATGGGTTACTGTCACGCTACATAAGAATCATATGTCAAAGAATCTCACTTAATTGTGAAAAAAGTAATTAAAAAGTATTGCAAATCACTACACCAGTGGAGTCGttttatgtttaatttaatcGTAATGTTTTAGCAACTAACATCACCTTCCAATGAAGCAGGGTTCTTCCTCATCCTAATGTAGTCCCCTCACAACAGTTTCTTTTCTAGCAAATATAAGATACAAACTGACACTTTCAATCTATACCAATAGTTCATTGACAAATTCATATACAGTGTATACAATGAATGCTTCACAAACAGGGTATCCGTTAAATCGTAATAATTCAACAGAAACATCAATGAAAAATTCAGGGTTCATAAAACTTCAGCCTACGATAGCAAAACCAAAGCATTGAGAGATAGGACATTAAGTACACTTATGTCACAACCAAGGTCTACGGTATTAGTTATCAATAATTTTTAGCCAGTGAAAGACTGAACTGGGCAATAAGCATCACAATCCACCTAAGTGTCTGCTTCAATAATGAAGCACTACCAATGACAAATTTAAAAACACAGCACCAAAAGAGTTTCAAGGAAAATAACCTGAAGGTGATGAGAAACCTCTATGTTGTCCATATCTACTTATGGTTCCCAAAACCAGACAGAGCCAGGTCCTTGAACAGCTCACAATGCAAAATTTTCAAGaacaaatttacaaaaaaaGCTAAGCGAGAAgcccaaaacaaaaatcaataaatatATCAGAATGTCCCGAAGATAAGGGAAGGGCAAGAAGGATTCACTATGGGACCACAAAAATCACTTTATTTTGCTAACCAATTTAAATTCCAACGCTTAGATAGAAAGTCAAGAATGAAAAGTATGTCAGTATATTAGTTTCTACTTTCTAGTATAATCATATAACTAAATGAATTATGGTCAATACTCAATAGTCTATAAGCATTTCCTATAAAGTAAAATGTAACCAAAGTATCCTaaattcaaaacccagaaatcaacttttgagtATTCAAGACaacaaagttatgaattacaGCCACGCTTTACCACCctaaaacaaaatcctaaagTATAGCTAAGAAACTGCACCACAAAACCAGAGCTACAACACGGATCATAAATGAAGGTTACTATAAAGCTGGAGGATCAGAACCTGAAAATGCAACTCACTGAATGTTCTTGAAAAATATTGGGGACGCAACAAGGGTGTGGGTGAGTTATATCATATAGGATATAAGAATAAAATTTACAATGGCATAAGAATGTTCTCGACATTTTTTATGCAGGAGACAGCAAGATGTCCTAATCTACATGGTCATAGGCCTTCTCGAAATAAACTAGCGAGATAGCCCGCGCGATGCCGCGGATTTATTAGCTTGCTCCGGCACTTCTAATCCAATATTAAATTTTCATGACCAATATTAGTTGTCAAAAAAGAATGCGTCACTTTTGAAGAATTCATTCAATCTGTGAACTAAGGAACTTTGAATCTCAGATCTTAAAATAGGGCCATAAGTCAGCTATATGTACAATGAAATAGGAaaccccaaaagaaaaaagaaaaaaagatgaagaaaaagaaaaaaaaaagcaaaaaagataGTGTAGAAGCCAAGACTACTAAACTAATGTAACTCATTCTACTGGAAATGTATATAAAAGTAACTATACTTATTAAGAGCAAAGCTCCAGCTtaagttttcttcaatttcttcctcATCCCAGCAGCTCTTCACGAtggctctctctcttcactccaTTTCCATTTACTCCCTTCCCATTTCCATTCACATTAGCATTGACATTGGAATAAGAACTGTCACCAATCGCAACAAAAAAGATCAGTATCTTTTAGTTTGCTCAAACATTCAGGTGACCAAAATTAGCAGTATGGTTGCACAACCAATTCTATTATTGCATCTATCCTATATTGATGAGAATACCAGAATTTGTATTGAAGAAATTAATTAATAGCATACTGACCTGAACTTCAGTTGCATTGAAGCAGTCCCCATATGAAGGTTTACAGAAAGCATTGGTTACATCCTGAAGCACTACCCTCCTCTTATGCTGGACGCATGCATTTCCAGCCTCACTCTTGTTGTTCTCATCTACAGAAGCTCTCTTTGGATTTGCTCCCAAAGCCAGCTTCTGACTCTGCTTTGTGGGTTGTGCGCGTAATTTTAATAGGTAAACCTGACTGGATGTATCTAAAGAAGCAGCTCCAGCCAATGTTTCTTGACCAATGATGCCGCGATATTGTTTTCTTGCTGCAGGTTTGAATGCTTGCTTTCGTATCGCAGGCACTCCTATATAGCAATCCACTCCCACTGTTCTATTACGGAACTGTCACTCAAAAGCAGAGATGATACTTCTACTTTGTCATATTAAAGAACATATGCTAGTACGAAACCTTATACTTTGATATGCAAGTTATGCTTACACAACCAAACAACATATTTTAAAGTCCAAGTAGTTCTTCCCATAAAAGTAATTTATTTCAAGTAGTTCTTCCCATAAAAGTAATTTATTTCAAGTAGTTCTTTCCTCCAAGTAATTTATTTCAAGTAGTTCTTCCCATAAAAGTAATTTATTTCAAGTCCAAGTAATTACTTTACATAAAAGTAATTACTTTACATAAAAGTAATCTATTactgaaaatttaaaattttaccTCCAAGTAGTTCTTCCCATAAAAGTAATTTATTTCAAGTGCTTGACCAAATGAGGCATGCTTTCTTTCCCACTCTGCTTAACAATCCATCAACCCTGGGGACATAATCATCAATTCTCATGACCCAAATCATATCACACTGAGGGATGGAAGTTTATGACGGAAAAAAATGTCATGTTAAAGggcaggtaaaaaaaaaaaaaaggaaggagaagaagaagagagaggcagAATGGCAGTGAATCTGTTTCACTGATAAGATGTATTTCATATTCAAGATCATTAAGAGACAGAAAGGGAGATAGAGATGATGTAAGTTTCAAATTTGGATCTAGATACTTTATAAAATTCTCTAAAAAGGGAGAATATATAAGTTTCCCCATTAATAAAATTCTCCAGTAAGGGTGCATCTTCAACCAGAGAACTCATCATATAGTATAGCGCTAGACTATATGTGGTTGAACCTGGAACCTGATTTATAGAACAGATAGTTTGGTGAATTCAAAGTTTGCCTAGTATACAAACCAATTGCCTATATATGAATTGCACATTTGTAGCTGTTTCACACTTGCCCGGCCACAAACCACATCAAGAAGGCAGATCATAAAGTGAGTGATACTGAAGCAAATACTTTAGTCCACAGCAGGATTATTGAACACTCATTCTCTCCTGCTCCGAACAACTGGGTGATGGTTCCTGGCATTTACATAAGGATAAATGTTGTTAGGAGACGATTATAATACGACTTGTTAGCAAAGTGTGTCTGAGGCTAAAATTAGAGAAACCTTGCCAAGTGAGTTCATTAAGGTTACCTACATTCATTGCAGGTGGGAGTGCAGACTCAGAAGAACAAATACAATGGATCAGAGTGCACTAAGCAAAATTTAAGCACCCCTTTAATGATCAATATGCCTTTAAGAGGCAGGAACACGTAATGAACGATTATGATCCCAACAATGATAGATTTCTGTATCCTTGACCCTCTCAAACCTGAAAGAACAATGTAAACTAAGTTATACCCAATAACCTTAAGCATGAATCTGGGAAATGAAGACTTTGGTATATAATTGGCATTGCATACCTTTAGGGAGGTTTCCGTAAATCTTCAAAGTGAGACCGGGAATAGCTCCATCTCTGCAATCATAAACAGAGAAGTTACAAAACTAAGTAGTAATACAAACAATAGTTGTAGGGTCCTCATTGATGTGAATGGACTTTCAGTAAAGTCATTATGCTAAATGAGAAGTAATCTCATTTGAATGCACAACAATAGAAGCAAATATCGTCTCTGGAATCATGTAATAGAAGTTAGGAGCTATTTGAGAGAGCAGCAGACTCCTTTTTGATGAAAAATCCCAATAAAAACCTAATCTTTCCCACTACACAAATCAACCAAGCATCAAACTTCAAAAGCCCGCTATAAATCTGAAAACAGCAAatcatatcttttttttttttttttctttcactgcCTACAAAAGAAATACTCATTCAGGTCAAAATATTGTAGTTGCATAtcaagaaatcaatcaaaaggGAAGTTTTGTTTGACTCAACAAAAAGATGGCTCATGATTTCAGATCCCTACATTCGAAAGCATAAACATGAACAAACTGGTGAGGACCATGGTTTCAGATCTTCCCAGACATAgcttttcttcttatttctttGTGTTCATATCCAATAGGGCAGCCAGAATTTGGTTATACATGCATAATACATGGAACATTAGTCCTATGCATGCAGGAAATTAAACAAAGATCCACTCTGTAATGACTAATTGTGGTTTAAAATACATGCTCTTCAAGAACTAAAGGAAACTAAGTCCTTCTAAAGATAATAATGTCTATAAACACTTGGTGCAATGGAAGAAGTGGTCAATAGACTCAAAACCAatcaattgaaaatttgaagtgGCCCGTTCTCAGAATACCCAACATCCCATGTCCTAGAAAATATGGCCCTATATATACGCTGCAAGCTTAGAATTATGGGTTAAATTCATGAAGCATGTAATTCCATCACTTGTCTGTTTCATTCAGAAACAAAAATATCCCCATCTACTTACCAACTTTGTTCACTTTGGAGGGTCCAATGGTGTTAAATGAAATTAAATTGATGATGAATGGGCATGTATGTAATCCTTGCTTGCAGTTTCTATTGACTTGGCTCCTTTTGGTTTAGAAATCTACTAAACAATATTCTACATTCTATCACTAATCACCAGTTATGAAAAACGTTGAGGACAGTATTGTATAATTGAGAAGAAAGACATAGGGTCCAATCATATAACTCCATATGGAGGTAGAATATTGAAGCTGAAAACCGAGATATTTTTATGCCTCACAATCAATCACAAACCAAATAAACAGAGAAAACCACCTCACAAAGAATCAGAAGGAGAAAGACCCATGCAATAATTTTGGTACCCTAAAGGttagttttttctttcaaataCGTACTTTGACAAAGTAGAGAATGGACTGATTGATCAATCAAATCACTTAAATTTAATAGTTTAAGCACCCCAAAATTCCAGCCACCATTGGACCTATTTTTGTAGAAAGAGAGGTTCCCGAATATTGATCctactttctttctctctttttttttgttttcccccAACCAAATAATCCTGAAAAGATTGAAGCCCGAACAATCCTACTCTTTCTTTTCAGCAGATTAAGAACATCAGAGGGAATTACTTCCGACTGCAATCACACCAATGAATCAACACAAAC belongs to Rosa chinensis cultivar Old Blush chromosome 4, RchiOBHm-V2, whole genome shotgun sequence and includes:
- the LOC112196182 gene encoding putative disease resistance protein RGA1 — protein: MARKIYNINTSLEDLNKQAPGVGLVRSNRGAATSHGMQDRETTSFFEKNEFTFKDAIIVGRDEVVSNIIATLTNSNNQEKILSVMAIVGLGGLGKTTLARSVTKQLKEGEMKSYFDATLWVYVSNTFDVNSILCRMLESYDDATGANLSSREALIGSLQQKLKEKRYFLVLDDVWSEDANNWNDLKSCLLQLNSAKGSSVIVTTRSAKVASIMETLPRCNLGTLSDDECWSILKDRAFADPSTPIASELEEIGRLIAKKCVGLPLVAKVLGSLMRSKNSSKEWLSILESKICQVSSDKEDSRIMSVLRLSFDNLESPLKQCFAYCSMLERGSSIERDNLIQLWMAQGLLQSKQGIEMEDIGNKYFDTLLENSLFQDATKDEDGVITQCKMHDLLHDRAIEVSVCESWTPDFDNEMDDDEIRHVARILTQKLESMPKTSVSRLRSLFSNVQISNTKFLKFRALRVLSFFGYEIQELPYSLGKLKHLRYLDLSHTKIEALPKSIGKLYNLQTLRLPWYLEKCPKEIQNLINLRHLYFDKRMGFESGILRRLTKLRTLTCFNVGKETCPAIKELGGLNQLRGHLIISKLEHVRDGEEAKKAFLVEKSHVSGLTFQWYRRPTDNNEMDVLDGLEPHGNLQNLKIENFMGARFPSWITSLQNLKKIRLHNCEGVPTLGRLPNLRSLEIYGMRRLKVVGAEFYGTTTSTTLFPALKTLYISRCEELIEWMEAPRISAAEGEVVVFPCLEELMIDGCDSLESVRISQGIASLRQLKIWSCHGLSSLEVGLDYCTSLQELNISKCRNLMTIPTSQGMPSLRKLTIERCEELSSLGSGISFCTSLQELEIGHCDNLTSIPITQVITSLRSLKTSYCKRLLSLPSGLQFCTSLQDLQITNCFSLVSMSVSYVKCDHPDSTNQPEEISQGLDAYLSLPEDCRSLESIPPNLRHLLICHCGKLKYVPTGGFHRLIRLMICHCGKLKYVPTGGFHRLIRLKELTIGPFWHKLDAFPDFQLPPNSQLEELWLFGWPKLKSLPQQIQHFTCLKGLQISFFMGLKALPEWLGNLTSLELLKISFCKNLQHLPTKDAMKNLNKLKELSVVECPLLKERCTKETGPAFLSHSKNFHLGLKIQNARHTKLECLFTLQG